From a single Azospirillum fermentarium genomic region:
- a CDS encoding CHASE2 domain-containing protein, with translation MLKSQYIPVILNKIQELDWKRRGALRVFLESFSFLLLILLDPFGLSAITSIASQNMFDRLHAIITPANESDRIAIVLVDLKTLNDANETWPPSFNLWSNLLTSISEYDPLAIFVDVYFGVDRSKSKESDLAALVKHDIPASPRIFLADHGQNALRRSLLDGDCLEWSPDTAYPSSGHQIPSPKCQPSALFPRLRDAAGDRRTYIDWPLRDDRRLYPLHTLHSIPMNQAGDVLSIASSLPATALAREVCRETPGRPAGPAWCKENSQFLTPPTEWVAPRISRQDTIKKAIEEKFDRALLPRWSFYSSPKSESLIEDFKKTGCIVQKSDFIGKKIIQSIGILPITAFPRIFDTPYFRNMFFLPAFSNSGPEHLDENGMFAQGISCPHIVTIHASDIIMPTNIKSSNSLQSAIKDRVVLIGMAFDGIDQWPTPIYGNMPGVFIHAVALETLLNYGPDHPEKPDEYIMVSSSDIFDILIHAIFIFSVIVAAKKEKLIVGAAGFFALTIAMPYIYFFMGYMIPSITSINVTEQMVFTTTLAITLAMKSIPALDEADS, from the coding sequence ATGCTGAAATCGCAATACATTCCTGTTATTTTGAATAAAATACAGGAACTTGACTGGAAGCGCCGAGGGGCACTGAGAGTTTTTCTGGAGTCTTTTTCTTTTTTATTGTTAATTCTTCTTGATCCATTCGGATTGTCTGCCATCACCTCCATAGCATCCCAGAATATGTTCGATAGGCTTCACGCAATAATTACGCCGGCGAATGAATCAGATCGAATAGCAATCGTCCTCGTAGACTTAAAAACACTAAATGATGCGAATGAAACGTGGCCACCATCATTTAATTTATGGAGCAATCTCCTTACCTCAATTTCAGAATATGATCCATTAGCAATTTTTGTTGATGTTTATTTTGGGGTTGACCGCTCGAAATCAAAAGAAAGTGACCTGGCGGCCCTTGTAAAACATGATATTCCGGCAAGCCCGCGTATTTTTCTCGCCGACCATGGACAGAACGCTCTGAGGCGATCCCTTTTGGATGGGGATTGTCTGGAATGGTCGCCGGATACCGCCTATCCGTCATCAGGGCATCAGATCCCCAGTCCCAAATGCCAACCAAGCGCCCTGTTCCCCCGGCTGCGGGATGCTGCCGGCGACCGGCGCACCTACATTGATTGGCCCCTGCGCGACGACCGGCGCCTTTATCCTCTACATACCCTGCATTCAATTCCCATGAATCAGGCGGGGGATGTTCTGAGCATCGCAAGTTCCTTGCCTGCCACGGCCCTTGCACGCGAAGTATGCCGTGAAACACCGGGGCGGCCGGCTGGACCCGCATGGTGCAAGGAGAATTCTCAGTTCCTCACTCCGCCCACCGAATGGGTTGCTCCCCGCATCAGCCGCCAAGACACTATAAAAAAAGCAATTGAAGAAAAATTTGATCGTGCCCTGCTGCCCCGCTGGTCATTTTACAGCTCCCCAAAATCAGAAAGCTTAATTGAAGATTTCAAAAAAACAGGATGCATTGTTCAAAAATCTGACTTCATTGGGAAAAAGATAATACAATCTATTGGTATTTTACCAATAACAGCTTTTCCTCGAATTTTTGACACGCCATATTTTCGGAATATGTTTTTTCTTCCTGCATTTTCGAACTCAGGACCTGAGCATCTGGATGAAAATGGAATGTTCGCGCAAGGTATTTCATGCCCCCATATCGTCACCATTCATGCATCCGATATTATCATGCCAACAAATATTAAATCTTCCAATTCGCTGCAATCGGCGATTAAAGACAGAGTCGTTCTGATAGGGATGGCTTTTGATGGGATAGATCAATGGCCAACGCCCATCTACGGGAATATGCCGGGTGTTTTCATTCATGCTGTTGCCCTGGAAACGCTTTTGAATTATGGGCCTGATCATCCTGAAAAACCAGATGAATACATCATGGTGTCAAGCAGTGATATTTTTGATATATTAATTCATGCAATTTTTATATTTTCTGTCATTGTGGCCGCAAAAAAAGAAAAACTAATTGTTGGCGCTGCCGGATTCTTTGCTCTGACAATTGCAATGCCATATATTTATTTTTTTATGGGTTATATGATACCATCAATTACAAGCATAAATGTAACGGAACAGATGGTATTCACCACCACCCTCGCCATAACTCTTGCCATGAAAAGCATACCCGCTCTCGATGAGGCAGACTCCTGA
- the rpoH gene encoding RNA polymerase sigma factor RpoH codes for MATSGNLPVIGAESNLSRYLQEIRKFPMLAPEEEYMLAKRWQEHDDTDAAHQLVTSHLRLVAKIAMGYRGYGLPLSELISEGNVGMMQAVKRFDPDRGFRLATYAMWWIRAAIQEYILHSWSLVKMGTTAAQKKLFFNLRRLKGQMQAIDEGDLSPEQVTKIATDLDVPEGDVVQMNRRLSAPDHSLNAPLRAEGEGEWQDWLVDESSNQEHVLAEDEELGKRRTLLTAAMAHLNERERDILAERRLRDEPTTLEDLSQKYGISRERVRQIEVRAFEKLQKAIRTAAAEQKLIEE; via the coding sequence ATGGCCACGTCCGGCAATCTTCCCGTCATCGGGGCGGAGAGCAATCTGTCGCGGTATCTCCAGGAGATCCGCAAGTTTCCCATGCTGGCGCCCGAAGAGGAATACATGCTGGCCAAGCGCTGGCAGGAGCATGACGACACCGACGCCGCCCACCAGCTCGTCACCAGCCATCTGCGTCTGGTGGCCAAGATCGCCATGGGCTACCGCGGCTACGGCCTGCCGTTGTCGGAACTGATTTCCGAGGGCAACGTGGGCATGATGCAGGCGGTCAAGCGGTTCGACCCCGACCGCGGCTTCCGGCTTGCCACCTATGCCATGTGGTGGATCCGGGCGGCCATTCAGGAATACATCCTGCATTCCTGGTCGCTGGTGAAGATGGGCACCACCGCGGCCCAGAAGAAGCTGTTCTTCAACCTGCGCCGGCTGAAGGGCCAGATGCAGGCCATCGACGAGGGCGACCTCAGCCCCGAACAGGTGACCAAGATCGCCACCGACCTGGACGTGCCCGAAGGCGACGTGGTGCAGATGAACCGCCGCCTGAGCGCGCCGGACCATTCCCTCAACGCCCCCCTGCGTGCCGAGGGGGAGGGGGAGTGGCAGGACTGGCTGGTGGACGAAAGCTCCAACCAGGAACATGTGCTGGCCGAGGACGAGGAACTGGGCAAGCGCCGCACCCTGCTGACCGCGGCCATGGCCCATCTGAACGAGCGTGAGCGCGACATCCTGGCCGAACGCCGCCTGCGCGACGAGCCCACCACCCTGGAAGACCTGTCGCAGAAATACGGCATCAGCCGCGAACGGGTGCGCCAGATCGAGGTGCGCGCGTTCGAGAAACTGCAAAAGGCCATCCGCACCGCCGCGGCGGAACAGAAGCTGATCGAGGAGTAA
- a CDS encoding M48 family metalloprotease — translation MMRRLTFFSATTLAMSLAGCISTPTTRVTQDPKIIETAIRTIQQAPSPPQCTAIRGPHLLEERQIINSPELNRELRRILDDVRTGWTATREMPPIDIYIVANDRYNGFTNIHNQIFINLGVLAGAETRDEIAFMVAHEMAHASLGHIGERRQRQLETRRTFSQINDGISLGVVLANTHQINAGQNAAPRFRSDLGPGDMNTVAASAAGMRILSSLYAEVGDALYSREQETYADLFAYDRLMDTKQSVNGTGGFYDRLHKAEDIKNKEIAVLKGAVSQSVALATALALRDAKPPDKSITSLSLTAASVFGPKLENMIGDILSPWAERYDPIVKRRETAGKYEDSLWKNAEVPPSKPSPFTEKSSIRKAVKDYMEAISAYNDAENAIMNQNPEAAAKAANNEKLQRLLPVLGLMTKARLSEADGKLEQALHHAEAAKRHQEATPGTFTMVATLLTRLDQPRRALSVLDEAEKRFCTREPFLVTRAGAMAKNKDKAGTLRALSECDATGDAAIGRACYLAARPEDKDGKEIESNPLVKLTGSNNNFLKDILGKASLPF, via the coding sequence ATGATGCGCCGGTTGACATTTTTTTCCGCTACCACTCTGGCCATGAGTTTGGCCGGGTGCATCTCGACCCCAACCACGCGGGTTACTCAAGACCCCAAAATAATTGAAACCGCGATCCGAACGATCCAGCAGGCACCATCACCGCCACAATGCACAGCGATCCGCGGTCCCCACCTGCTTGAAGAACGTCAGATCATAAACAGCCCTGAACTGAATCGAGAATTACGCCGCATTCTCGACGATGTGCGCACCGGCTGGACGGCAACCAGGGAAATGCCACCGATCGACATTTATATTGTTGCAAATGATCGGTACAACGGATTCACCAACATCCATAATCAGATCTTCATCAATCTTGGGGTGCTGGCGGGCGCAGAAACCCGGGATGAAATCGCCTTTATGGTCGCCCATGAAATGGCCCATGCCTCTCTTGGCCATATCGGGGAGCGGCGCCAACGCCAGCTTGAAACCCGCCGAACCTTCAGCCAGATCAACGATGGGATCTCGCTGGGCGTGGTTCTCGCAAACACCCATCAAATAAATGCAGGGCAGAATGCGGCCCCGCGGTTCCGATCCGATCTCGGCCCAGGAGACATGAACACCGTTGCGGCCTCGGCAGCCGGAATGCGCATTCTGTCTTCACTGTATGCCGAAGTCGGCGATGCGCTTTATAGCCGGGAGCAGGAAACCTATGCCGATCTGTTTGCTTACGACCGTTTGATGGATACGAAACAATCCGTAAACGGCACCGGCGGCTTCTATGATCGGCTGCACAAGGCCGAGGATATTAAAAATAAAGAAATCGCTGTATTGAAAGGCGCAGTCAGCCAAAGCGTCGCCTTAGCAACAGCTCTTGCCCTTCGCGATGCCAAACCGCCAGACAAGAGCATTACCTCTCTGTCTTTGACCGCAGCTTCCGTATTCGGCCCCAAACTCGAAAACATGATCGGTGATATTTTAAGCCCCTGGGCTGAAAGATACGATCCGATCGTAAAGCGCCGGGAAACGGCCGGCAAATACGAAGACAGCCTGTGGAAGAATGCGGAAGTACCGCCCTCCAAGCCGTCTCCTTTCACGGAAAAATCGTCAATCCGAAAAGCCGTGAAAGATTATATGGAGGCGATAAGCGCCTACAATGATGCGGAAAACGCAATCATGAACCAAAATCCTGAAGCCGCCGCCAAGGCCGCCAATAATGAAAAATTACAGCGCCTTTTGCCCGTCTTGGGATTGATGACCAAAGCCCGTCTTTCCGAAGCGGATGGCAAACTCGAACAGGCATTGCATCATGCCGAGGCCGCAAAACGCCACCAAGAAGCAACGCCAGGGACATTCACCATGGTCGCCACACTCTTGACACGGCTTGACCAACCCCGGCGGGCTTTATCCGTTCTTGACGAAGCGGAAAAACGCTTCTGCACACGCGAACCGTTCCTCGTGACACGGGCGGGCGCTATGGCCAAGAACAAGGACAAGGCCGGCACCTTGCGGGCATTGTCGGAATGCGACGCCACGGGGGATGCCGCAATCGGACGGGCCTGCTATCTTGCGGCACGGCCTGAAGACAAGGATGGCAAGGAAATCGAGAGCAACCCTCTCGTGAAACTGACGGGATCGAACAACAATTTTCTAAAGGATATATTGGGTAAGGCAAGCTTACCATTCTGA